In Mytilus galloprovincialis chromosome 1, xbMytGall1.hap1.1, whole genome shotgun sequence, the following are encoded in one genomic region:
- the LOC143065327 gene encoding beta-1,3-galactosyltransferase 1-like, protein MVKKESIHLNINNEEICKPSNESIDILIMITSSPQNKLSRDAIRDTWLKHTKMNKGNIRYVFLLGESPMTKQLEEENLQTMDIILGSFQDTYNNLTYKTLMSFQWATKHCRNAKFVMKTDDDVYVHIPGLKRVIKENMNVLRNAVGGRCQRVSKPIRDKRSKWYASFESFPEKTYPGFCSGTGYVTSLNVLSQIVKISKEVPFFHLEDVYVALCIKKLGLRLHPLSGFMLAYDFGNCKNNDNMLVTIHQVPITPGLERTSVRDEGHARKRYNLDHSELEYSPDSPKKARIPYT, encoded by the exons AAAGCATTcatttaaatatcaataatgaaGAAATTTGTAAACCTAGTAACGAGTCTATCGATATACTAATTATGATAACGTCTTCTCCTCAAAATAAGTTGAGTCGTGACGCTATCAGAGATACTTGGTTGAAGCATACAAAAATGAACAAAGGCAATATCAGATACGTATTTCTTCTAGGAGAATCACCAATGACTAAACAATTAGAGGAAGAGAACTTACAAACAATGGATATTATTTTGGGAAGCTTTCAGGACACATACAATAATCTAACTTATAAAACATTGATGAGTTTTCAATGGGCAACAAAACATTGCAGAAATGCAAAGTTCGTTATGAAAACGGATGATGATGTGTACGTGCATATTCCTGGACTAAAAAGAGTCATAAAGGAGAATATGAATGTATTAAGGAATGCCGTTGGAGGAAGATGTCAACGTGTTTCAAAACCTATAAGAGATAAAAGATCAAAATGGTATGCTTCATTTGAAAGCTTTCCAGAAAAAACATATCCGGGATTCTGTTCTGGTACTGGATACGTCACTAGCTTGAACGTTCTTtcacaaattgtaaaaatatcaaaagaagttCCGTTTTTTCATCTTGAAGATGTGTATGTTGCTTTGTGTATTAAAAAACTTGGATTAAGATTACATCCTTTAAGCGGTTTTATGCTAGCTTATGATTTTGGCAATTGTAAAAACAACGATAATATGTTAGTTACTATTCATCAAGTGCCAATCA CGCCAGGCCTCGAAAGAACAAGTGTCCGAGATGAAGGACATGCTAGAAAAAGGTATAACCTAGACCACAGTGAGCTAGAGTATTCCCCAGATTCTCCGAAAAAAGCTAGAATCCCATATACATAA